The DNA segment GCCCGGGGGGACGCCGAACGCGCCCGGCGCGAGGCGGAAGAGAAGGCCCGCGCGGAGGAGCGGGCGCTTTCTCCCGAGGAGCGCGAAGCCCTGGCCGCCCAGCGTGCCGCCGCCGAGGAGCGCGCCCGCCGCGCCGAGGAGGAGGCGCGCCGGGCGGACGAGCAGCTGCGCCTCACCCGGGGCGTCCCCGCGGCGCGGCCGTCTCCCGGAACGGGCCCGGCGGACGACGCATGGAAGGACGCCGTCAACCTCCTGGGCGTCGTGGAGCTTCCCCGGAACGTCGTTTCCGGCACCTGGACCTGGAGGGAAGGGGCCCTCGCGTCCGGACGGGAACCCTTCGCGCGCGTGGAAATCCCGTACGTGCCTCCTGAGGAGTACGACCTGCGGGTCGTGTTCCGCCGGAAAACCGGGACGGACGCCGTGGCGCTCATTCTCGGCGCGCGGGGCGGCGCGCCGATCGTCTGGGCGCTCGGGGCCGCCGGGAATACCTCACTGGCGCTTCGCCCGCCGCCCGTCGAAGGGCCTCCTCCGGTCGGTCCGCCGGTCCTGGAGAACGACCGGCCGTACACCGCCGTGATCCAGGTGCGGCGGCAGCGCGTCCGGGCGCTTCTCGAAGGACGCCTCGTGGAGGAGCGCGAGGGAAGCTTGGAGGAACCGGCGTCGGATCCTTCCTGGAGGCTCGGGGGGGACGCGGTCCTGGGGCTCGGAAGCCATGAAAGCCCGGCCGTCTTCCAGCGGGTGGATCTTCTGGAGGTCACGGGACGCGGGCGCCGCGCCGTTTCGGCGCCGATGCCGGTCTTCGTTCCGCCCTCCCGTTCCGGGGCGCCCCTTCGGCCGGGCCTGGTCGGCGAGTACTACTACGGGGCCAACTTCGAGGCGCTCGCCCTGCGCCGCGTGGATCCGGTGGTGAGCTTCGAATGGGGCGAGGGCCCGCCGTGGACGGGCGGTCCGAAGGACGCCTTCTCGGCTCGCTGGCGCGGGTACCTCCACGCCCCGCGTCCCGGCCGTTACACCTTCTCGGTGGAGGCCGACGACGGAGTGCGCGTCCGCCTCGACGGCCGGCAGATCCTGTCGAGCTGGGGGCTTCACGCGGAGCCGCCCAAGCCCGTGGCGTGCGTGCTCGAGGAGGGCTACCACCGCCTGGAGGTGGACTACTACGACCGCGCGTACCGGGCGTCGATCACCCTCCAGTGGGCGGAGGGATCGGGCGGTGCGGCCGCTCCCATCGGCGCGCGTTCGCTGTTCCACGACCCTTCCGAGTTTCAGCCCCTGCCCGTCCAGCGCGTGACGGAACTCATCGCCGTCCTGGCGGGGCACTCGAACGTCGTCACGGGCGTCGCCTTCGCTCCGGACGCGAGCTTCGCGGCGACGTCGGGCGAGGACCGCCGGGTGCGGATCTGGGATCCCGTGACGCGCCGCGAGGCGTCCTCGCTGGGCGCGACGCCCTCGGGGCTTCTGGCGGTGGCGGTTTCGCCGGACGGCCGTTACGTCGCCGCGGCGGGGGCCGACGGGCGCGTGCGGGTGTGGGAGGGCGGCCGGGGGCCCGAGATCCGCGTGCTGGAGGGCCATGCGGGGCACGCGTCGTCGCTGGCGTTCCACCCTTCGGGGCGCCTGCTGGCCTCGGGCGGATACGACCGGAAGATCCGGCTCTGGGAGGTGGACGGCTGGAAGCTGCGGCGCGAGCTGGAGGGCCACGGCGGCTCCGTGGACGGCCTGGCCTTCTCGCCGGACGGAACGATGCTGGCTTCGGGCGGCGCGGACCGGCGCGTGCGCGTCTGGGACGTGGAGTCCGGCCGGGAGCGGAAGGTCCTGGACGGGCACGCGGACGGGGTGACGGCCTGCGCGTTCAGCCCGGACGGGACGCTCATCGCGTCGGCGGGGCGCGACACGCTGGTGAAGCTGTGGGATCCGGAGACGGGACGCGAGCTGCGCCGTCTGCGGGGCCACACGGGGGAGGCGCTTTGCCTGGCCTTCAGCCCGGACGGGAGGCTTCTGGCCTCGGGCGGAGCGGACGCCATGGTGCGGCTGTGGGATCCCGCCACGGGGAAGGAAGTCCGAATCCTTCCGGGACACGGGGACCGCGTGACCGGCGTGGCGTTTTCGCGCGTCGGGGCGCTCCTGGCCTCCGTCGGTTCGGACACGTCGGTCCGGCTCTGGGACGTGAAGTCCTGGTAGAACGGAGGAGCGGGATGAAAGGCGGGACGGAGCGGAGAAAGTATCCACGGTCGAAACCGGAACCCGGAACGTCGATCGCGGTGACGGCGGGAGACGGATCGGACGAGCCGAATCTGGCGCTGCGGCTGATCGACGTGAGCGCGATCGGCGCGTGCGTGGAGACGCCGCGGCCGCTGGCGGAGGGGGGCGAGGTTCGGGTCGAACTGATTCTTCCGGGCCCGGGCGGGGGGCGATTCTCAAGGCGCGGGACCGTCCGCTGGGCGCAGTCGCTCGAGGCGGGCGGAGCGCGCTCCCATGTGGCGGGGCTCGAGTTCGAGCCGCCGGTGGAGGCGCTGGCGGGCCGCGCCGGCGAGTCGGCGGTTCTCGACGTGCTCCTGACGCTCCGGATCGCCGTGGCGCAGCTGCGGCTTTATCCCAAGGACAGTCCGCAGGTCCTCAAGGTGCTCACGGATTGCTACCACTCGGTTCATTCGTATCTGACGCACGCGGCGTCGCTGACGCTTTCGCGGACCGAGCGGGGGCTTCTGGTCAACGGCCGTCCGCTTCCTCCGGCCGGGACGGTGAGCGAATCGCTGGAGGCGGCGGCGCTCGGGCTTCTTTCGGACGCGCAGGTGAAGAGCGTGACTTTCTCGAAGGGGCTGACGCTGGAAGAGCTGGGGACCTTCCTGCACGCCCTGACGCGGAAGTTCTGGGACGTGAAGGACGGAAAGGAGATCAACCGGCGGCTGCGGGCGGAGCGGGTGCTGCGGGTGTCGGTGGACGAAGTGACCTATGTGGCGCTGGGGGAAGGGGATCTGGTCATCCAGGACGCGGCCCGGAAGCTCGAGGGGTCGAAGACGGAGCTGGGGAGGCTTCTGGAAGGGCTCGATCAGCTCGTGGAAGCCGCGGAACAGGGCGGTCACGGCGGGGAAGGGCGGATGCTTCTGGTGAAGCGTCTCCTCGAACGGGATCCGGGGCTTCTGGCGAGGGTGCAGGGAGGACCGACCGGGGAAGGCGGGGCGGGGGAAGGCGGGGCGGCGCCGGGGACCGGAAGGATTTCGTTCGAGGCGGCGCGGGACGCGCTGGGGGATCTGGCGCGGGTTCTGCCGTCGGCGCCGGAGAATCTCCGTCCGGTGCTTCGCCGGGTGGGGCGGACGCTGGCGGACGCCTTCCGTCACGATCCGAATCTGGCGGCGCTGATGGAGGGGCTTCTCGAGGAGGTTCGGGAGGAGCGGCCGGCCGCCGTGGAGTCCGGGGGATCGGGGGCGGAGCGTCGAGCGGGGGAGATCCTGGCTCTGGCGGAGGACGAGCGGATCGCCGCGATGGCTCAGGAGGGGCCGGGGCTTCTGGACGAGCTGGCGGCGCTGGGGAAGCCCCAGGCGGTGCAGGGACTACTCGAGGCGCTTTCGGGGAGTCTGGCGGACCGCTCGGCGCGGCGGCGCCAGGCGGCGGCGCGGGCGCTCAACGGGCTCCGGAGGGCTCTCGAGCGTCACGCTCCGGAGGAGGCGCTCGAGGCGGTCGAGGTCATGGCGCGTTCGGCGCTGGACGGGGAGCGGGACGCGCAGGCGTACCCGGCGCTGGCGGATCTGGCGGGGTTTCTGGCGGATCTTCGGTTGCGGCGGGGGCGGCTCGAACGGGCGCGCGAGATGGTGGAGCTGCTGGAGCGGCACGACAAGATCCGCGACCCGTCGTTCCCCCAGCGGGGGAATTTCGCGTACATGGCGCTGGAGCGTCTGGCGCTGGGCCCGGGGTTCGCGGCGCTTTCGGATCGGATCCGAGGGGGAGACGCGGAGGCGTCGAGGCTCGTGGAGGCGCTGGGGGCGGCGGCGACGCGGTTTCTCCTGGGGCTCATGAAGCAGGCGGAATCGCCGGCGGAGCGGATGCGGCTGGCGGGGTTCATCGTGCGGGCGGGTCCGGGGGCGGCGGCGGTTCTGCTCGACGAGCTTCAGAAGACGGCGGCGCCGTCGGATGCGGTGCGGATGCTCGAAGCGATTCCGCACGCGATGCCGGCGGACATGGCGGAGATGGCGCTGGTGGGGCTCCTGCGCCATCCGGCGCTGATGGTGCGGCGGCGGGCGGCGGCGCTGGCGGCGGAGCAGGGGTATCCGCGCGCGGGGGCGGCGCTCCTGGAGGCGTACCACGCGGAGGAGGAGGCCGGGTCGCGGCGGGCGCTGGTCGAGTGCCTGGGGCGCGTGCGGTACCGGGGGGCGGTGGAAGACTTGGCGGCGACGGCGGAAGGGAGGACAAATCCCGCGGATCTGCGGGTGGCGGCGTGTCTGGCGCTCGGGAAGATCGGCGACGCGCGGGCGGTGCCGGTTCTGGCCCGGATCTGCCTGAAGGGCGAGAAGGGAATCACGGGGATTCTGCGGTCGGTGCCCGCGGAGGTGCGCGCGGCGGCGGTGCGGGCGCTTTCGCTTTTTCCGGACGACCGGGAGGCGCGGGAGGCGCTGCGGAGGGCCCAGGAGGATCGCGACCCGCAGGTGCGCGCGGCGGCGCTTCAGGCGCGGGTGGCGCCGTTTTTCGACGCCTTCGGCGCGGCCGCCGAGGGGGTCCGGGTGGTGGCTTCCGAGCGGGAGATCGACGGTGTGTCGGGAACGTTCGGGGGGACGCTCCGGGACGTGCCGTTCGCGGCGCTGTGCGGGCGCCTGGCGGGGCTGGAGCAGAGCGGGGGACTCCAGGTCGCGTGCGGCGGGTCCTCGGGGCGGATCTGGTTCGACGCGGGGCTTGTGATCGCGGCGGAGTTCGAGGGGCGCCGGGACGCGGAGGCGTTCGCGGCGCTGGCGGACCCGCGGCGGTCGGAGGGGCTCTTTCTCTTCCGCGGGGGGGAGATGCCCCCGGAGCGCCGGGTGCTTCTGACCGTCGAAGGGCTTTTCGAAGGGCTGCGGGAGCGGGGCGGAGGGCAGGGATCCTCATCGAGGTTCGTCTGACGGGCGGGCGCCCGCGTGCCGGGGTGGCGGAGAGGGAGGGATTCGAACCCTCGGTCCCCTTGCGAGGACACACGCTTTCCAAGCGTGCCCGTTCGGCCGCTCCGGCACCTCTCCGTGGAACGCGATCGGGATCGCCGGCGGGCGCGCTATTCTAGCAATAGACCGGAAGGCTGTCATCAGATAGGATGGCGGCGCGATGCCGCTTCCGCCTTTGCGTCCGACCCTGCGCGTGGTTCCTTTCCGGCATGACGGGCGGGACGTTTTCCTGGCGATCGATTCCCACGAAGGGCTCATCGAACATCCCGTCGTTCTTCCTCCGCTGGCGTTCGTCGTGGCCTCCCTTCTGGACGGAACGCGCGAAGCGGCGGACGTGCGCCGCGAGATCGCCGCGAAGTTCCAGGGGCTGGAGCTGACGCCGGAGGAGATCGATGCGGTCGTGCGCGACCTGGACCGGCATTTTCTTCTGGAATCGGACCAGGTTCGGGACCGCCGCCGGGCGATCGAGGACGAGTATCGGGCGCTCCCGGCGAGGCCGCCCCGGTTCGTTCAGGGAACGCCGGAGGAGGTTCGGCGGGAGCTGGAGGGTTACTATACGGCGGAGGCGGGCGCGGGCCGTCCGGAGGCCCGGCGCGGCGAGCCTCTGGCCGGCATCCTCGCTCCGCACATCGACTTCCGGCGGGGCGGGCCGTGCTATACCTTCGCCTACCGGGAGCTGGCGGAGCGGAGCGAGGCGGATCTGTACGTGATTCTGGGGGTGGCCCACGCGTCTCCGCCGAATCCGTTCGTGGTGAGCGCCAAGGATTACGAGACGCCGCTCGGAACGGTGTCCGTGGACCGGGAGGCGGTGGCGACGCTCGAGAAACGGCTGGGGCGGCGGATCTACGAGCACGAGGCGACGCATCGTTCGGAGCATTCGATCGAGTTTCAGGCCGTGTTTCTCCGGCACGCCCGGCCGGACGATCGGTTTACGGCGGTTCCGATCCTGTGTTCGTCGTTCGAGCCGTGGTGCGGGGACGCCAGCCCTTCGACGGCGCCGGAGATCGAAGAGTTTCTGGAGGCTCTCCGGGAGGCGACGGCGGGGCGGCGGGTGTGCTGGGTCGCCGGCGTGGACTTCGCCCACGTGGGGCCGGTGTTCGGCGACGATGTGGAGATCGACCAGGAACTCGTGTCCTGGATGATGGCCGGCGACAACCGGAGCCTTCAGGCGTGCGCCGAGGGGAACGCGGAGGCGTTCTGGAATTCCGTGCAGTCGGACGGAAACCGAAGGCACGTGTGCGGGCTGTCGGCGACGTATGCCTTCCTTCGGCTGCTCGGGCCGGCGGAGGGGAAGATTCACAAGTACGGCTTCGCGCCCGATCCGCAGGGCGGCCTGGTGAGCTTCGCGAGTCTCTCGTTCCGTCCGCGGACTTAGGGAGGCGCCGTCCCGGGGGAGGTTTCCGCGCGGTCTCGGGGTTTGGGATGGCGGAGAGGGTGGGATTCGAACCCACGGGCCCCTTGCGGAGCCACTCGCTTTCGAGGCGAGCCCGATCAACCGCTCCGGCACCTCTCCGCGGGAAGAAGGCGATTCGGCGCCCTTCCGGAAGGGACGTATTATAATCGCTCGTGCGGCCCTGGCAAGGCCGAACCCGGGCCGCGGGACGGGCGCGTGGCGGAACCGGCAGACGCACCGGATTTAGGATCCGGCCCCGAAAGGGATGGGGGTTCGAATCCCTCCGCGCCCACCACCGGGGTTCCGGCCCGCTTCACGCGCTTTCGCGGGCCTCGAGCTCGCGGAGCGTCCGGATGCGGCGGCGGATTTCGCCGAGATACTTCTGCGCCTCGTCCGGAGACCCCGCCAGGAGGTCCAGCACGAGGCGCGCCCGCAGGTCGTCGACGGCCACGACGCCGAACACCGCGGCGGCATCTTCCGCGTCCGCTTCGGCGGCGGCCTGCTTGAGCGCGGCGACGGCCGAGGCCCACGGGGGGCGGGCGGCCTCGAGGTGCCGGAGCAGCTCCTTGCGCCGCTCTTCATAGAGGGCGCTGTTGCCGGCTCCGTGGGCGCGGACGGCGTCGATCAGGATCTTGCGGACGGCCTCCTCATCGGCCAGAAGCGCCCGGGCGATTTCCCACGTTTCGTGCTTCTCGCGCACATCGGGGAAGACCTGCCGGGCGATTTCCGAAAGGCGCAACGCGTCGAGCGCGGCGCCGACCTGCTCGAGGAGCTGATCCTCGGAGGAATCCACGATGACGATCGCCTCGGGGCCTTCCTCCCGATCGAGGCTCGACAGGAGCTCCTGCCGCCGGCGGCGCATGGCTTCGAGGCCGCCTTCGATGAGTCCGGCCTGGCAGTCCGCCAGGAAGGATCGCGCCTCGGGGTCCAGGCACATGGCCACGCGGACCGTGAGCTGGATGATCTGCTGCCGGCGATCCGGCAATGCCAGGACCGCCGCCACGGCGTCCAGAGCCTCGGCCTTGTTTCGGATGTAGATCAGGGGCGCCTCCCACTCGCCCCGGCCGACTCGCGGCGGGGTCCCCAAGTTTACCACATGGAGAGCGGCCTGGGGAGGTTCCGGTTCGCGGAGGACCGAACCGCTACGAGCGGGGCCGGTCGGAATCGGCGGGGCGTCCAGGAGGGGGCGAAAGCGAGCGCAGCACCCGCCGGGGATCGAGCAGCAGCTGTTCCCAGCAGGATCGGCAGGCCGGGTGGAGTTCCTTTTCCAGACGGATGTAGCAGTCCTCCTGGCGCGTCGGGCGGCGGCAGACCAGGCACGTCCGGTCCATATGGGCGAAATGATAAGAATCGGTCGTCCGTCGGTTCCAGGGAAATCGTAAGCGACCCCGCGGGAGGGAATTTCGTATACTGGGGGGAGCGGGAAGGAGCGTCGTATGAGGCGGTTCGGTCGGGCGGCGGCGTTGGCGGCGGCGGTTCTGGCGGGGATCGGGCTCCGGCCGGAACCGGAGGATCTCCGGAAGGCGCGGGCCTACCTGCGCGAGGTGCAGAAACATCTGCTGGAGTCTTACATCGAGCGCGAGCGGCTGGACCGGGACCGCCTCTCGGAGGCGGCGGTGCGGGGCATGGTTCGCGCGATGGACCATCGGGACTTCGCGGAGCTGGATCCGGCGGCGCGGGCGGCCGTCCGCCAGGCCGTGCGGGGAAAGGCCTCCATGGAAGAGGCGCTGGCGGCCGCCGCGGAGGCGGCGCCCGGCCTGGACCTCGTCAAGCTGGCCGATCACGCCGGCCGCGCGATGATCCGGGAGACGGGGGACCCCTTTTCACGACTGCTGACCGACCAGGACATGGCGCGGCTCATCAAGTCCCTTCAGGGCGAAGGCCGGGACGACTCGGCCGGCTGCGCCCTCAAGCCCGAGGGGGAGGCCGCGCGGGTGGTCTACGTCCAGTACGGCACCCCCGCCTACGAGGAAGGGATCGAGATGGGGGACGAGGTGCTCGAAATCGGGGGCCGTCCCGTGCGGGATCTCGAGGGCGAGGACTTGGCGGATCTCCTGCGCATTCCCCCGGGGGGCGTTCTGGACCTGAAGGTGCGCCGGTACGGCCGGGAATACCTCTTCCGGCTGCCGCCGCGACGGGCCCACATTCCGGACGTGCGCTTCCAGTATTTGGGCCGCGGCGTGGGGTACCTTCGGATGACGATCTTCGACACGGCGCTGGTGCGGCGGGCGCGGACGGCGCTCCACCAGATGGCCCGCGAGGGAATGAAGGGATTGATCCTCGATCTGCGCCACAATCCGGGAGGCGCGCTTCCGGCGTCCACCGGCGTGGCGGACCTCTTCCTGCCGCAGGGGCTGCTCATCACGCGGACGGTCTCGCACTATCGTCCGAATCTCTGGGGGCTCCGGCTGCCCGGTTTCTCCGGCGAGATGGAGTTTCAGTCCAAGGTGCCCAGCGCTTACGAAGAGATTCCGATGGTGGTGCTCGTCAACCGGGCGTCCGCCTCGGCGAGCGAGCTTCTGGCCGGGGCGCTTCAGGACCATGGGCGCGCCGTGCTCGTCGGGGAGCGCACGTTCGGCAAGGGGGTCGGCCAGGCGCCGATTCTCCTGAACTCCATGTTCCTCAAGCGGTACCTCTATCTCACCGTTCTGCGGTACACGACGCCGCGCGGCCGGGAGGTGGAAGGGCGCGGCATCGAGCCGGACCTTCCGTGCGCCGAGGATCGGCCGGATGCGGCGGCCTTCGAGGCGGTCTGGAAGCTTCGCCGGTCGGGAAAGCTCGAAAAGTATCTCGAGGCGAGGTGGGGTCCAGCGGTCCGGGCGCTGGCGGAGACGGACGGGTTCGACGCCTCGAGGTGGGAGGGCTTCGAGGAGCTTTACGGGTCGCTCGACACGGCGCTCACGCGGGATCAGGTCC comes from the Planctomycetota bacterium genome and includes:
- a CDS encoding protein kinase → MTELQGSGDVGRQLLLGKKLLERGFLTPDQLREALTERAQSLSQGNPRPLAAILLQKGFVTESQLRIALDETSGQASSPRASSASAASAPLLAPAPTASAPERLGKYELLRELGRGGMGVVYEARDADLGRKVALKLMITPAGADPKEVAHDEERFVQEAQLTAKLKHPNIVTVYEAGILDGRRFIAMELVEGLPFSQWRKQSGASLKQQVAVLRDVALAVHHAHEQGVLHRDLKPRNVLVSPDGHAYVTDFGLAKPLGTKVHASLTGSGAVVGTPAYMSPEQAQSGHRVDWRTDIWSLGVMLYEILTDRTPFTGESPLEILMKVVKDDVVPPSRAATGAAAREIDKAIENVCLKALAKRDRDRYPTARAFAEDLTRWLSGQEVRTVAPRPVRKPSYVRAAVLGAAIGVAGVGGLMLAVSVRRPSVTAELAEAHRHMDEENYTEALIAFTRALAKDPENAGAIEGERRAREALRRKSLEREQQLRAALEAARGDAERARREAEEKARAEERALSPEEREALAAQRAAAEERARRAEEEARRADEQLRLTRGVPAARPSPGTGPADDAWKDAVNLLGVVELPRNVVSGTWTWREGALASGREPFARVEIPYVPPEEYDLRVVFRRKTGTDAVALILGARGGAPIVWALGAAGNTSLALRPPPVEGPPPVGPPVLENDRPYTAVIQVRRQRVRALLEGRLVEEREGSLEEPASDPSWRLGGDAVLGLGSHESPAVFQRVDLLEVTGRGRRAVSAPMPVFVPPSRSGAPLRPGLVGEYYYGANFEALALRRVDPVVSFEWGEGPPWTGGPKDAFSARWRGYLHAPRPGRYTFSVEADDGVRVRLDGRQILSSWGLHAEPPKPVACVLEEGYHRLEVDYYDRAYRASITLQWAEGSGGAAAPIGARSLFHDPSEFQPLPVQRVTELIAVLAGHSNVVTGVAFAPDASFAATSGEDRRVRIWDPVTRREASSLGATPSGLLAVAVSPDGRYVAAAGADGRVRVWEGGRGPEIRVLEGHAGHASSLAFHPSGRLLASGGYDRKIRLWEVDGWKLRRELEGHGGSVDGLAFSPDGTMLASGGADRRVRVWDVESGRERKVLDGHADGVTACAFSPDGTLIASAGRDTLVKLWDPETGRELRRLRGHTGEALCLAFSPDGRLLASGGADAMVRLWDPATGKEVRILPGHGDRVTGVAFSRVGALLASVGSDTSVRLWDVKSW
- a CDS encoding HEAT repeat domain-containing protein, whose product is MKGGTERRKYPRSKPEPGTSIAVTAGDGSDEPNLALRLIDVSAIGACVETPRPLAEGGEVRVELILPGPGGGRFSRRGTVRWAQSLEAGGARSHVAGLEFEPPVEALAGRAGESAVLDVLLTLRIAVAQLRLYPKDSPQVLKVLTDCYHSVHSYLTHAASLTLSRTERGLLVNGRPLPPAGTVSESLEAAALGLLSDAQVKSVTFSKGLTLEELGTFLHALTRKFWDVKDGKEINRRLRAERVLRVSVDEVTYVALGEGDLVIQDAARKLEGSKTELGRLLEGLDQLVEAAEQGGHGGEGRMLLVKRLLERDPGLLARVQGGPTGEGGAGEGGAAPGTGRISFEAARDALGDLARVLPSAPENLRPVLRRVGRTLADAFRHDPNLAALMEGLLEEVREERPAAVESGGSGAERRAGEILALAEDERIAAMAQEGPGLLDELAALGKPQAVQGLLEALSGSLADRSARRRQAAARALNGLRRALERHAPEEALEAVEVMARSALDGERDAQAYPALADLAGFLADLRLRRGRLERAREMVELLERHDKIRDPSFPQRGNFAYMALERLALGPGFAALSDRIRGGDAEASRLVEALGAAATRFLLGLMKQAESPAERMRLAGFIVRAGPGAAAVLLDELQKTAAPSDAVRMLEAIPHAMPADMAEMALVGLLRHPALMVRRRAAALAAEQGYPRAGAALLEAYHAEEEAGSRRALVECLGRVRYRGAVEDLAATAEGRTNPADLRVAACLALGKIGDARAVPVLARICLKGEKGITGILRSVPAEVRAAAVRALSLFPDDREAREALRRAQEDRDPQVRAAALQARVAPFFDAFGAAAEGVRVVASEREIDGVSGTFGGTLRDVPFAALCGRLAGLEQSGGLQVACGGSSGRIWFDAGLVIAAEFEGRRDAEAFAALADPRRSEGLFLFRGGEMPPERRVLLTVEGLFEGLRERGGGQGSSSRFV
- the amrB gene encoding AmmeMemoRadiSam system protein B translates to MPLPPLRPTLRVVPFRHDGRDVFLAIDSHEGLIEHPVVLPPLAFVVASLLDGTREAADVRREIAAKFQGLELTPEEIDAVVRDLDRHFLLESDQVRDRRRAIEDEYRALPARPPRFVQGTPEEVRRELEGYYTAEAGAGRPEARRGEPLAGILAPHIDFRRGGPCYTFAYRELAERSEADLYVILGVAHASPPNPFVVSAKDYETPLGTVSVDREAVATLEKRLGRRIYEHEATHRSEHSIEFQAVFLRHARPDDRFTAVPILCSSFEPWCGDASPSTAPEIEEFLEALREATAGRRVCWVAGVDFAHVGPVFGDDVEIDQELVSWMMAGDNRSLQACAEGNAEAFWNSVQSDGNRRHVCGLSATYAFLRLLGPAEGKIHKYGFAPDPQGGLVSFASLSFRPRT
- a CDS encoding S41 family peptidase; translation: MRRFGRAAALAAAVLAGIGLRPEPEDLRKARAYLREVQKHLLESYIERERLDRDRLSEAAVRGMVRAMDHRDFAELDPAARAAVRQAVRGKASMEEALAAAAEAAPGLDLVKLADHAGRAMIRETGDPFSRLLTDQDMARLIKSLQGEGRDDSAGCALKPEGEAARVVYVQYGTPAYEEGIEMGDEVLEIGGRPVRDLEGEDLADLLRIPPGGVLDLKVRRYGREYLFRLPPRRAHIPDVRFQYLGRGVGYLRMTIFDTALVRRARTALHQMAREGMKGLILDLRHNPGGALPASTGVADLFLPQGLLITRTVSHYRPNLWGLRLPGFSGEMEFQSKVPSAYEEIPMVVLVNRASASASELLAGALQDHGRAVLVGERTFGKGVGQAPILLNSMFLKRYLYLTVLRYTTPRGREVEGRGIEPDLPCAEDRPDAAAFEAVWKLRRSGKLEKYLEARWGPAVRALAETDGFDASRWEGFEELYGSLDTALTRDQVREELRRAARRRREAEGHVWVCDLQTDAVLQRGLVELLDRLGAAEDCRGPLRVAAAR